A region of Candidatus Sericytochromatia bacterium DNA encodes the following proteins:
- the rsgA gene encoding ribosome small subunit-dependent GTPase A translates to METGSHAPTKEGLLKTGVIVSHQANFYYVLAEGTEYACHMRGNLKKSGESPLVGDRVQFVLEPVSPDAPLPPPREGSLALEAAIAPGVRKGAIVTIAPRKQALTRPAIANVDLLLIVLSADSPPFSHLLLDKFLVAAHEADLVPVIVVNKRDLVPPAQLDEMVAVYRELAYHVIPTEATPQGVQALMPILDGKLSVLAGPSGVGKSSLVNALIPGLSLRAGDVSSKLQRGRHTTRHAALYAVDACQEALLADTPGFSFLSLEGLHPARLGWAFPEIARLIPACRFPSCLHQQEPDCAVKDAPEVAPQRYENYLKLLQECLETHRESADRTQKSDTGFKSHSRARGQEGRVVRVDATLRARDRKTIKQQLESEWQVDLDDSDETDSSGDY, encoded by the coding sequence ATGGAAACGGGCTCCCACGCGCCGACCAAAGAGGGCTTATTGAAAACCGGGGTCATTGTCAGCCACCAGGCCAATTTTTATTACGTCCTCGCCGAGGGGACTGAATACGCCTGCCACATGCGTGGAAACCTGAAAAAGAGCGGCGAGTCCCCGCTGGTCGGGGACCGGGTTCAGTTCGTCCTGGAGCCCGTTTCGCCGGATGCGCCCCTCCCTCCCCCACGCGAAGGTTCGCTGGCGCTGGAGGCGGCGATCGCCCCGGGGGTCCGCAAAGGCGCCATCGTGACGATCGCTCCGAGAAAGCAAGCCCTCACGCGGCCCGCCATCGCCAACGTCGACCTCTTGCTGATCGTGCTGTCCGCCGACAGTCCGCCGTTCTCCCACCTGCTGCTCGACAAATTTCTCGTGGCAGCCCACGAGGCCGACCTCGTGCCGGTGATTGTGGTCAACAAGCGGGACCTGGTGCCACCCGCCCAACTCGACGAAATGGTGGCGGTCTATCGCGAGTTGGCCTACCACGTGATTCCCACCGAAGCCACGCCACAAGGCGTCCAGGCCTTGATGCCGATCCTGGACGGCAAGCTGTCCGTCCTGGCCGGTCCCTCAGGAGTGGGTAAAAGCTCGCTCGTCAATGCCCTGATCCCCGGCCTGAGTCTGCGCGCAGGGGACGTCTCAAGCAAATTGCAACGCGGTCGCCATACCACCCGACACGCAGCGCTATACGCAGTGGACGCCTGTCAGGAAGCCTTGCTCGCCGACACCCCCGGGTTCAGTTTCCTCTCCCTGGAGGGCCTCCACCCCGCCAGGTTGGGCTGGGCGTTTCCGGAGATCGCGCGTCTGATTCCCGCGTGCCGATTTCCCAGTTGCCTGCATCAGCAGGAACCAGACTGTGCCGTGAAAGACGCGCCCGAGGTGGCCCCTCAACGCTACGAGAATTACCTGAAGTTACTCCAGGAATGCCTGGAGACCCATCGTGAAAGCGCTGACCGCACTCAGAAGAGCGACACCGGCTTCAAGTCCCATTCGCGCGCACGCGGCCAGGAGGGGCGGGTGGTGAGGGTAGATGCCACGCTGAGGGCGAGAGACCGCAAAACCATCAAGCAGCAACTTGAGTCGGAATGGCAAGTCGACCTGGATGACTCTGACGAAACGGATTCATCGGGCGATTATTGA
- the rsmB gene encoding 16S rRNA (cytosine(967)-C(5))-methyltransferase RsmB, with protein MTRDVRAKQDPQARSAREWALGKLIAIEAEGGYANLGRQDLSHMPPPERSLAVELSHGATRRRATLDWYLAQVLKGRLEDLTPPIRNNLRLATYQLLFLDRIRPAAAVDEAVKLARKHGHEGVARLTNGVLRNLQRRMETLSPPAFKDNPLLALTARYSLPEWLAREWLALHGPDAELLAQWSITPPTLSLRANTLKRTRESLQEELSALGIAATPDPWLPEGLRLNQSIDPTALAAFSAGEFYVQDEAAMWAARLVKPASGQTILDIGAAPGGKSTHLAALMGDQGCIWAIDRSATRLKLLEENCRRLGVSSVRALARDACDLSELPVADRILLDAPCSGLGVLPRKPDLRWRQTPVTRGELAQLQSQLLDAAVARLKPGGLLVYSTCTMSRQENQDVVEALLNRQPQLRFDDMGEDLPADWRNELEGEGGMLQLHPIRHGVDGFFIARLRREV; from the coding sequence ATGACACGCGACGTCCGTGCGAAACAGGACCCTCAGGCTAGGTCCGCCCGCGAATGGGCACTGGGCAAACTGATCGCGATTGAGGCAGAGGGCGGCTACGCCAACCTGGGGCGACAGGACCTGTCGCACATGCCACCGCCGGAGCGCAGCCTGGCCGTGGAACTGTCCCACGGCGCCACACGCCGTCGAGCGACCCTGGACTGGTACCTCGCCCAGGTTCTGAAAGGCCGCCTGGAGGACCTGACGCCTCCGATTCGCAACAACTTGCGCCTGGCGACCTATCAACTGCTGTTCCTGGACCGCATCCGTCCAGCCGCCGCAGTGGATGAAGCCGTCAAATTGGCTCGAAAACACGGACACGAGGGGGTCGCACGCCTTACCAACGGGGTGTTGCGAAACCTTCAACGGCGGATGGAAACCTTGTCTCCCCCCGCCTTCAAGGACAACCCACTGCTGGCCTTGACCGCTCGCTATTCGCTGCCTGAGTGGTTGGCCCGGGAATGGTTGGCCCTTCATGGGCCAGATGCGGAGTTACTCGCTCAGTGGAGTATCACCCCCCCCACGCTCTCCCTGCGCGCGAACACGCTGAAACGAACGCGAGAAAGCCTTCAGGAAGAACTCTCGGCCCTCGGCATCGCAGCCACGCCTGACCCTTGGCTTCCAGAGGGCCTGCGTCTGAACCAGTCCATCGACCCGACCGCGCTGGCGGCCTTCTCGGCGGGGGAGTTTTACGTCCAGGATGAGGCGGCCATGTGGGCAGCCCGCCTGGTCAAGCCTGCGTCGGGGCAGACCATCCTGGACATTGGCGCTGCTCCTGGTGGAAAGTCGACGCACCTGGCGGCCCTGATGGGCGACCAGGGTTGCATCTGGGCCATCGATCGCTCGGCGACGCGGCTGAAGCTCTTGGAGGAGAACTGCCGCCGTCTGGGCGTCTCATCCGTTCGAGCGCTGGCTCGCGATGCATGCGACCTATCGGAGTTGCCTGTCGCCGATCGCATCTTGCTCGACGCACCGTGTTCCGGTTTAGGGGTTTTACCAAGGAAGCCAGACCTGCGTTGGCGTCAGACGCCGGTCACGCGGGGGGAACTGGCGCAGTTGCAAAGCCAATTGCTCGATGCCGCCGTGGCCCGTCTCAAACCCGGAGGGTTGCTCGTTTACAGCACCTGTACGATGAGTCGGCAGGAGAACCAGGATGTCGTTGAAGCGCTACTGAACCGCCAGCCCCAGCTCCGATTCGACGATATGGGCGAGGATCTTCCAGCCGACTGGCGAAACGAACTGGAAGGCGAGGGGGGAATGCTTCAACTCCATCCCATTCGCCACGGTGTGGATGGATTTTTCATCGCGCGTCTGCGGCGCGAGGTATGA
- the rlmN gene encoding 23S rRNA (adenine(2503)-C(2))-methyltransferase RlmN, giving the protein MKSLVGLDPAELRQLAESLGQPAYRGTQVAKWIYEKGVRDLEAMTDLPKAFREALSQDHHTVPALTLVTSREAPDGTTKFLFRASDGREIESVWIPYPDRVTACISSQVGCAMRCSFCATGQLGFERNLTPGEIVDQILAMQSMLGRRISNVVYMGMGEPLLNLDHVLKSVRLLNQVVGIAMRQITISTVGIVPQMERLAQEKLQLTLALSLHAPNDALRDELVPVNTKFQLSSLRDAVREYEEITGRRVTLEYIMLGGVNDAPQHARELAAWAKGLHVHINLIPYHPTGADFRATPAPAIRQFAKSLEDAGFPTAIRAERGLEIEAACGQLKRQLAGAHPPA; this is encoded by the coding sequence GTGAAAAGTCTGGTTGGGCTGGATCCCGCTGAACTTCGCCAGTTGGCCGAATCACTCGGGCAGCCGGCCTATCGTGGCACGCAGGTCGCGAAGTGGATTTACGAAAAAGGGGTGCGCGACCTGGAGGCCATGACCGATCTGCCGAAAGCATTTCGGGAGGCCCTCAGCCAGGACCACCATACGGTGCCGGCGCTGACCCTGGTCACCTCGCGCGAGGCCCCGGACGGCACCACCAAATTCCTGTTTCGGGCGAGTGATGGGCGCGAGATCGAGAGCGTCTGGATTCCCTACCCTGACCGTGTCACCGCCTGCATCAGCTCGCAAGTCGGCTGTGCGATGCGCTGCAGCTTCTGCGCCACGGGCCAACTCGGGTTTGAGCGCAATCTCACCCCCGGAGAGATTGTCGACCAGATTCTGGCGATGCAATCCATGCTGGGCCGCCGCATCTCAAACGTGGTCTACATGGGCATGGGCGAACCCTTGTTGAACCTCGACCACGTGCTCAAAAGCGTGCGGCTCCTCAATCAGGTGGTGGGGATCGCCATGCGACAGATCACCATCTCAACGGTGGGCATCGTGCCGCAGATGGAACGGCTGGCGCAGGAGAAACTGCAACTGACGTTGGCACTCTCGCTCCACGCGCCGAATGATGCCCTGCGCGATGAACTCGTGCCGGTCAACACCAAATTCCAACTCAGCAGCTTGCGGGATGCGGTGCGTGAATACGAAGAAATCACCGGCCGACGCGTCACCCTCGAATACATCATGCTGGGTGGTGTGAACGACGCGCCCCAGCACGCCAGGGAGTTGGCCGCCTGGGCCAAAGGCTTACACGTTCATATCAACCTGATCCCCTACCATCCGACGGGGGCCGATTTCCGCGCCACCCCGGCCCCGGCCATCCGGCAATTCGCCAAGTCGCTTGAAGACGCGGGATTCCCAACGGCCATCCGAGCCGAGAGGGGCCTCGAAATCGAGGCCGCCTGCGGCCAGTTGAAGCGTCAGCTGGCCGGCGCGCATCCGCCGGCCTGA